A stretch of Gorilla gorilla gorilla isolate KB3781 chromosome 9, NHGRI_mGorGor1-v2.1_pri, whole genome shotgun sequence DNA encodes these proteins:
- the OR9Q1 gene encoding olfactory receptor 9Q1 translates to MNLTLVTEFLLIAFTEYPEWALPLFLLFLFMYLITLLGNLGMIILIRMDHQLHTPMYFLLSHLAFMDICYSSITVPQMLAVLLEHGAALSYTRCVAQFFLFTFFGSIDCYLLALMAYDRYLAVCQPLLYVTIMTRQARLSLVAGAYVAGLISALVRTVSAFTLSFCGTNEIDFIFCDLPPLLKLTCGESYTQEVVIIVFAIFVIPASMVVILVSYLFIIVAIMRIPAASRAKTFSTCTSHLTAVSLFFGTLIFMYLRGNSDQSSEKNRVVSVLYTEVIPMLNPLIYSLRNKEVKEALRKILNRAKLS, encoded by the coding sequence ATGAACCTCACCTTGGTGACCGAGTTCCTCCTTATTGCATTCACTGAATATCCTGAATGGgcactccctctcttcctcttgtttttatttatgtatctcATCACCTTATTGGGGAACTTAGGGATGATTATTCTGATCCGCATGGATCACCAGCTCCACACTCCGATGTATTTCCTTCTGAGTCACCTCGCTTTCATGGACATCTGCTACTCATCTATCACTGTCCCCCAGATGCTGGCAGTGCTGCTGGAGCATGGGGCAGCTTTATCCTACACACGCTGTGTTGCTCAGTTCTTTCTGTTCACCTTCTTTGGTTCCATCGACTGCTACCTCTTGGCCCTCATGGCCTATGACCGCTACTTGGCTGTGTGCCAGCCCCTGCTTTATGTCACCATCATGACACGGCAGGCCCGCTTGAGTCTTGTGGCTGGGGCTTACGTTGCTGGTCTCATCAGTGCCTTGGTGCGGACAGTCTCAGCCTTCACTCTCTCCTTCTGTGGAACCAATGAGATTGACTTTATTTTCTGTGACCTCCCTCCTCTGTTAAAGTTGACCTGTGGGGAGAGCTACACTCAGGAAGTGGTGATTATTGTGTTTGCCATTTTTGTCATCCCCGCCTCCATGGTGGTGATCTTGGTGTCCTACCTGTTTATCATCGTGGCCATCATGAGGATCCCTGCTGCAAGCCGGGCCAAGACCTTCTCCACCTGCACCTCCCACCTCACTGCTGTGTCACTCTTCTTTGGTACCCTCATCTTCATGTACTTGAGAGGTAACTCAGATCAGTCTTCGGAGAAGAATCGGGTAGTGTCTGTGCTTTATACAGAGGTCATCCCCATGTTGAATCCCCTCATCTACAGCCTGAGGAACAAGGAAGTGAAGGAGGCCCTGAGAAAAATTCTCAATAGAGCCAAGTTGTCCTAA
- the OR9Q2 gene encoding olfactory receptor 9Q2, whose translation MAERNYTVVTEFFLTAFTEHLQWRVPLFLIFLSFYLATMLGNTGMILLIRGDCRLHTPMYFFLSHLSLVDICYSSAIIPQMLAVLWEHGTTISQARCAAQFFLFTFFASIDCYLLAIMAYDRYTAVCQPLLYVTIITEKARWGLVTGAYVAGFFSAFVRTVTAFTLSFCGNNEINFIFCDLPPLLKLSCGDSYTQEVVIIVFALFVMPACILVILVSYLFIIVAILQIHSAGGRAKTFSTCASHLTAVALFFGTLIFMYLRDNTGQSSEGDRVVSVLYTVVTPMLNPLIYSLRNKEVKEATRKALSKSKAARIP comes from the coding sequence ATGGCTGAAAGGAATTACACCGTAGTGACGGAGTTCTTCCTTACTGCATTTACTGAACATCTCCAGTGGAGGGTTCCTCTCTTCCTCATATTTTTGAGTTTCTATCTTGCCACTATGTTAGGGAACACAGGCATGATCCTCCTGATCCGTGGCGATTGTCGGCTCCACACCCCGATGTACTTCTTCCTCAGCCACCTTTCCTTGGTGGACATCTGCTACTCGTCCGCCATCATCCCTCAGATGCTGGCTGTGCTGTGGGAGCACGGCACAACCATCTCCCAGGCTCGCTGTGCAGCTCAGTTCTTCCTTTTCACCTTCTTTGCCTCCATCGACTGCTACCTTCTGGCCATCATGGCCTATGACCGCTACACGGCCGTGTGCCAGCCCCTACTTTATGTCACCATCATAACCGAGAAGGCCCGCTGGGGCCTAGTCACTGGGGCTTACGTTGCTGGTTTTTTCAGTGCCTTTGTTCGAACGGTCACAGCCTTCACTCTCTCCTTTTGTGGAAACAATGAGATCAACTTCATTTTCTGTGACCTCCCTCCTCTATTAAAACTCTCCTGTGGGGACAGCTACACTCAGGAAGTGGTGATTATTGTGTTTGCTCTTTTCGTCATGCCTGCCTGTATCTTGGTGATCTTGGTATCCTACCTGTTTATCATTGTGGCCATCCTGCAGATCCACTCTGCTGGAGGCCGGGCCAAGACCTTCTCCACCTGCGCCTCCCACCTCACTGCCGTCGCTCTTTTCTTTGGCACCCTCATCTTCATGTACCTGCGAGACAACACAGGCCAGTCCTCCGAGGGAGACCGAGTGGTGTCTGTGCTCTACACGGTGGTGACCCCAATGCTGAATCCCCTTATCTATAGCCTGAGAAACAAGGAGGTAAAAGAGGCCACTAGGAAAGCCCTGAGCAAATCAAAGGCTGCTAGAATACCCTAA